A part of bacterium genomic DNA contains:
- the pyrR gene encoding bifunctional pyr operon transcriptional regulator/uracil phosphoribosyltransferase PyrR has protein sequence MPWIEKREIMDAATIDRTLNRMVHEIIEKNPDLYNLAIVGIRTRGIYLAERLQKKLAEIAKINIPLGTLDITMYRDDLSRLGYHPVVGETHLPFVLDDKQILLVDDVLYTGRTIRAALDALMDYGRPASIQLAVLIDRGHRELPIAADFVGRTIPTAKQEQVQVKLIETDTIDQVVITEQQ, from the coding sequence ATGCCATGGATTGAAAAACGAGAAATTATGGATGCGGCAACGATTGACCGCACTTTAAACCGGATGGTGCACGAAATTATCGAAAAGAATCCGGATTTGTACAATCTAGCGATCGTTGGTATTCGCACCCGTGGAATCTATTTAGCGGAACGGCTCCAGAAGAAACTAGCCGAAATAGCGAAAATTAACATTCCACTCGGAACTTTAGATATAACGATGTATCGAGATGATCTAAGTCGATTAGGGTATCATCCGGTTGTTGGTGAGACGCACCTCCCGTTTGTGCTAGATGATAAACAGATACTGCTGGTCGATGATGTATTATATACCGGGCGAACTATTCGCGCGGCATTAGATGCGTTGATGGATTATGGCAGACCGGCGAGTATCCAGCTAGCGGTTTTAATTGACCGTGGACATCGGGAATTACCCATCGCAGCAGATTTTGTCGGAAGAACTATTCCGACCGCAAAACAAGAACAAGTTCAGGTTAAACTAATAGAAACTGATACCATTGACCAGGTGGTAATAACCGAACAGCAATAG
- a CDS encoding aspartate carbamoyltransferase catalytic subunit: MLTGLKTKHLLGLEYLSKEEIELILQTAKPFKELFTRSVKKVPTLRGKTLVNLFYEASTRTRTSFELAAKRLSADVINIAVASSSVVKGESLIDTVRTIEAMKTDFLVIRHSAGGVPQFLSTRVQSAIINAGDGQHEHPTQGLLDIYTILEKKKRIAGLKVVIVGDIRHSRVARSDIWGLTKLGANVTVVGPPTLIPPEIEKMGATVSYHTDTAIQDADVINILRLQLERQKKNMFPSIREYTALFGIDRHRVKKAKPDVIIMHPGPMNRGIEISAEVADGVESVVEQQVTNGVAIRMAVLYLLGGGKPTAALEQAVE, encoded by the coding sequence ATGCTTACTGGACTCAAAACCAAACATCTTTTAGGATTAGAATATCTCTCAAAAGAAGAAATCGAATTGATTTTGCAGACCGCAAAACCGTTTAAAGAACTGTTCACCCGGTCGGTGAAAAAAGTACCGACATTACGCGGGAAAACATTAGTTAACTTGTTCTACGAAGCCAGCACCAGAACCCGTACCTCATTTGAGCTTGCTGCAAAACGGTTATCCGCAGACGTGATTAATATTGCTGTAGCGAGTTCGAGCGTAGTTAAAGGGGAAAGTTTGATTGATACCGTGCGAACCATTGAAGCGATGAAAACGGATTTTTTAGTTATCCGACATTCGGCAGGTGGTGTCCCGCAGTTTCTTTCAACGCGCGTTCAATCAGCAATAATTAACGCTGGTGATGGCCAGCATGAACATCCTACCCAAGGGTTGTTAGATATTTATACTATTCTGGAAAAGAAAAAGCGAATTGCGGGATTGAAAGTAGTTATCGTTGGTGATATCCGACATAGCCGGGTTGCGCGAAGTGATATCTGGGGGTTAACCAAACTCGGAGCGAACGTTACCGTCGTCGGTCCACCAACGCTCATTCCGCCGGAAATCGAAAAGATGGGCGCTACAGTCTCATACCATACCGATACTGCAATCCAAGATGCGGATGTAATCAATATACTTCGGCTACAACTCGAACGACAGAAAAAAAATATGTTTCCGTCAATTCGGGAATATACCGCATTGTTTGGAATAGACCGGCATCGGGTGAAAAAAGCGAAACCAGACGTGATTATTATGCATCCGGGCCCGATGAACCGTGGAATAGAAATTTCTGCAGAAGTCGCAGACGGCGTTGAATCGGTTGTCGAACAGCAGGTTACAAACGGGGTAGCGATTCGCATGGCGGTATTATATCTGCTTGGTGGCGGGAAACCCACCGCCGCACTCGAACAAGCTGTAGAATAA